In bacterium, one genomic interval encodes:
- the hslV gene encoding ATP-dependent protease subunit HslV has protein sequence MRGTTVLAVRRDGKVAMGGDGQVTIGDTVIKHTAKKVRRLYQGKVLAGFAGSTADAFTLFERFEKKLDQHQGNLSRAAVELAKDWRTDRVLRRLEALMTVADSDGLFLISGTGDVLEPEGGVLAIGSGGPYASAAAQALLDHSNLGAAEVVHEALTIAARICIYTNEEITVMELE, from the coding sequence ATGAGAGGTACCACCGTACTGGCGGTCAGACGAGATGGCAAAGTGGCCATGGGCGGAGACGGCCAGGTCACAATCGGCGATACAGTTATCAAACATACGGCTAAAAAGGTGCGAAGACTATACCAGGGGAAAGTACTTGCCGGGTTCGCAGGATCCACGGCAGATGCCTTCACCCTTTTTGAGCGGTTTGAAAAGAAGCTGGACCAGCATCAGGGGAACCTGTCCCGGGCTGCGGTGGAACTGGCCAAGGACTGGAGAACCGATCGGGTTCTCCGCAGACTGGAAGCGCTCATGACTGTGGCCGACAGTGACGGCCTCTTCCTTATCAGCGGGACAGGGGACGTTCTGGAACCAGAGGGGGGAGTGCTGGCCATCGGCTCAGGAGGGCCTTACGCCAGTGCGGCTGCCCAGGCACTTCTTGACCACTCAAATCTCGGGGCAGCTGAGGTGGTCCATGAAGCTCTGACCATAGCAGCCAGAATATGCATATACACGAATGAAGAGATCACTGTGATGGAACTGGAATAA
- a CDS encoding tyrosine recombinase XerC, which produces MTDSSEGGVTATGPVRQRLADYLLYMKKVRGSSAHTLSAYRRDLEEYLDHLDNRQLSMDKPESVRSFLGQLFRKGLARTTMARKISSVKSFCRHLVREGILETNPCDSIPTPRAPKHNPRFLSLEEITALLDGAAGDRPIDLRDMAIWELLYSSGVRISELAGMNTADWDQEGHLIRIRGKGSKTRIVPLGEKASARLQKYLKASGRWPAQGNSVPIFLNRDGGRLGVRGIQKRLERRLRDCGLDTRISPHVIRHTFATHLLDSGADLRAIQEMLGHESLQTTQRYTHVTLDRLLEVYDRSHPRAERKGAGS; this is translated from the coding sequence ATGACGGACAGTTCCGAAGGTGGAGTCACAGCTACAGGACCGGTCAGGCAGCGTCTGGCGGATTACCTCCTTTACATGAAGAAAGTCCGTGGCTCTTCGGCTCACACCTTGTCAGCCTACAGGCGGGATCTGGAAGAGTATCTGGATCATCTCGACAATCGGCAGCTCTCCATGGACAAACCCGAATCGGTTCGATCCTTCCTCGGTCAGCTGTTTAGAAAAGGGTTGGCACGCACCACCATGGCGAGAAAGATATCCTCTGTTAAATCCTTTTGCAGACATCTGGTGAGGGAGGGTATTCTTGAGACCAACCCTTGCGACTCGATCCCCACTCCGCGGGCACCGAAGCACAACCCGAGATTTCTGAGCCTGGAAGAGATAACTGCGTTATTGGATGGTGCTGCCGGGGACCGTCCCATCGACCTGAGAGATATGGCCATTTGGGAGCTTCTTTACTCATCGGGGGTCAGGATAAGTGAACTGGCCGGTATGAATACGGCTGACTGGGACCAGGAGGGACATCTTATCCGGATCCGGGGCAAAGGGAGCAAAACAAGGATCGTCCCTCTGGGAGAGAAAGCCTCGGCCCGTCTTCAGAAATACCTGAAAGCATCTGGAAGGTGGCCGGCGCAGGGAAACAGCGTACCCATTTTCCTGAACCGTGATGGCGGACGGCTGGGTGTCAGGGGAATTCAGAAGCGGCTGGAGCGAAGGCTGAGGGACTGCGGTCTGGACACGAGGATCAGTCCTCATGTTATCAGACATACTTTTGCCACACACCTTTTAGACAGTGGCGCCGACCTTCGAGCCATCCAGGAAATGCTGGGCCATGAGAGCCTCCAGACTACCCAGCGATACACCCACGTCACCCTCGACAGGCTACTTGAGGTCTATGACAGATCTCATCCAAGGGCGGAGAGAAAGGGAGCAGGGTCATGA
- a CDS encoding tripartite tricarboxylate transporter permease gives MQIRGKDLQLEHPEQVVGQDTDPEEYGSETTAVLLGALMIHGISPGPMLFTQHAQLVWATIASLYIANCLGLVFATVGIKPLTQILRLPPVIMSSVILVMSVVGAYSINNSLIEVWIVVAFGFIGLLMKRLDFPVAPVILALVLGPMAEKSFRQALFMSNGSLTIFVERPITVVMLVLGVLSLMLPYILARFDKRIPVDD, from the coding sequence ATGCAAATCCGCGGGAAGGACCTTCAGCTCGAACATCCGGAACAGGTTGTAGGCCAGGATACCGATCCGGAAGAATACGGGTCAGAGACGACGGCAGTCCTCCTCGGTGCCTTGATGATCCACGGCATATCGCCGGGGCCCATGTTGTTCACCCAGCACGCACAATTGGTGTGGGCGACTATCGCATCGCTTTATATCGCCAACTGCCTGGGGCTGGTCTTTGCCACAGTCGGCATCAAGCCGCTGACCCAGATACTGCGTCTTCCCCCTGTCATCATGTCTTCTGTGATCCTGGTGATGAGTGTGGTAGGCGCCTATTCCATCAACAACAGTCTGATAGAAGTCTGGATCGTCGTTGCGTTCGGTTTTATCGGGCTTTTGATGAAGCGTCTCGATTTCCCGGTTGCCCCGGTTATCCTGGCGCTCGTATTGGGCCCAATGGCCGAGAAATCGTTCAGACAGGCCCTTTTCATGTCAAACGGCAGTCTGACGATCTTTGTTGAAAGGCCGATCACGGTGGTCATGCTGGTCCTGGGTGTGCTCAGTCTTATGCTCCCTTACATTCTGGCCCGATTCGATAAAAGAATCCCGGTCGACGACTGA